GAATTCAGgtcaattaaaatgaaattcataaatttatcatcttTATTGTGAAACAAAGTTATATTACATAGTATCAATTAGcctatatttcttttaattaatttaacattattcaatataaaattcttctcttttttgtttgataaaatttttgctaaatattCCTtccaaaatttcctcttttaaaaaatttgtttaaaaattttatccaatttttatcagtccaaattttaaatacatttttactcATCATGGTATGTGTGAAGTCAtgatatctttttaaaaatttataacgtaTATAAATTGATGATGATCGTTCCTCCTACACTACACTCAGTTTTCCATGTCTCAAAGTAGTATTTTAAGGTGAtgacttaacaaaaaaaggtcTTGTAAAACGATGAGACTcaggtaataaattttttaggtttatccggaaaattttccataaaataagtAAAGGATTAGGGTTAAATTAATCTGTTGTTTTAACAATATATTGCATTTTTCTTAGTCGTATCTTGTTAAGTAAACACAATGTTGTTACAAACAGACTTAGTAATGTATACTATATACAATATACGACCGTTTCAGGTATTCtatagaaataaattatcatgttgtttgtgtttgtactttaaaaaaacgttgaatttgatttttaaataaccgCCATACATTGTTTTGTATGGATGtgtagcaagaaaaaaatcgttcataAAAATGTTCGAAGATTAAAAGAACTTTGGAGCATTGACCTCAATACAGACTTTTTAtgtcagttttttaaaatgaattttgacaaCTAAAAAGAGTTTAACTAAATTCTAGGAAAGACATGCTATATcagattataattttttgcatctaTCACTCTCTGTTGTCTATCATTGTAGACtacataaaacatttttacgcGGTATACGTAGAAAACAGACTTATAAGTACATTCAATTAATTGTCactataatttatataattaatgttTGAAAATCACACTTTTTTCTAGTCTATTAGAATTACAGGTCATTATGTTTACAGATTATATttatgtagttttttttatttgattgttaGTCTTCTGATATATCTTGATAGTAAAATAACGCTGAACCGTGTGTGTTATAAAATAAGGATTCCAAGTCATCTGACGACGACGCGTTTCTTGGTTTCATTTTAAAGCTATTAGGACTTGAACTGATGTTGGTACGGTGGTAATTTACAtgatttgtcttaaaaatattaactggTTTGTAAAAAAGATTCGTtgtatctaaaataaaaagagaagaaaacaaaaatctaaaaaattgtcatgttGCAAAATTATCAGCAGTGTGTCTGTgtgtaaaaaaactaaactaaacttaaaaattaatctaacatAAATCAAATAAGTGTTAGTTAAGTAACTGGTTACGGTTAGTGTTATAGATTAAAATCTATGATAATTGTTTAATGCacatttatgatattttcttcatttctcaTTTTGTTTTAAGGAACCGAAACGTTGGCAGTTATCCTATCAAAGAATAGTTTCGAGTGCATTTTAGgtacattttatataaaatgagACATCATGCACCGATTCGAGTCTCGATGAATTGAATAGTGTGTTTGAGGTGATGGCTCGTAAGTTTTAAATGCCGGGCTCTGTTGAACGCCAAATGATTTGGGAGTAGGAGAAATGTCAGTTTGCATTCCTGTAAGACAAGGAAAGTACATGAAGTATTTGTGAAtcacaatttaaaaagaaaaaaaagctcctcaaaaaaacttgtcaaagtTTCGGTCATTTCTGAATAATTCATGTTAGCGGTTATCTAACCATGCATTGAATTATTAAACAGCATTAAAGTGCAAATTGTTGCTACTTGAATACGTATTACTTACAACAAAACAACTAATCACGCAAAAATTATACTAAAAAACACTCACCGTCATTATCATTTATGAATCGCCGTCTCTTGGCTGGCTCATAAAAACCATCGAGTCCCTCGTCCAATCGCTTTCGTTtgtcaacaacaacacaaaccGATTGAAACGGTAATATACCGGTCGCTCCAATTACTTCATCGTCTACACACATAGCATCCGAATCGGTACAACGGTTCTCTGCCTGCTGATTGCTGTCATGCTGAGTGCCATCATCGAGACTGTGATTATTAGCCGccgaaaaattgtttacatATCCATAATAGCCGTTAGAGCTGAGAATCGGTGCATTTCCCTTGTCCACAGTTGACACAGTTCCAAAATTCGTgctattattgttgtttagaTGGGGAATCGTGTGCGAGTTCAATAGATTAAATGTAGCATTTTGTCGATGTAATGCGTTGATATGATTGTGGTGGTGCTCATTTTTATAGAAAGTCGTTTGTGTCGCTGATTCCGAATCTAATGGCAGGAATTCCATGTTGCAATTAGTTAACACCATCTCTAGCACTGTTATAATCACGTATTTTCTACAAATTCAGACTTTATTTATAGCAATTAGGGCACAAATGTCAATTATATGCgaagcaataaaaatctaatagcAACCAACTTCGTCAAACTCTGTATGTGAACTAACGATGACCGAATGCGTTGTAAATGCCGAAAGTCCCGCAGCGTAAAGCGTCTCAACTGTcattcccaatgcacattttgctttttaaaatttgacagttgaaAGTTTGGGAGCTtttttcattagatttttttatagaagaaaatcttttgaaattgaattatttttatcaaaaatgattttccataaaatttagaaCTAATATATCAGTTTTAGAGCTTAGTTCCATTAaaagagttaaatttaaaccaaaattataaaaattattgaaaactttttgaaagctTTTGGCCCTCTAGTTTTCAATAGTTGAAGTTAACTTTTGGTAAATTTGAAGttcgttaatattttttgctgtttattgaaatttgattatttttgaatcatacagctgaaaattaaaaataatttacaaaaaaaagcttaaaaattatttaaaaatttcaaaaaataataaaatgaaagttttttcttaccttAGATCCAATTTCTTGCTAAAGTAAGTCAATTCAGCGAACAATTACGCCACAAGACCTTGATTGACATCCGTTAAATAACTAACCGGACATACAGCTCTAAAATCGATCTTCAACGCCTACCATTCACACACACTTCCACTCTTCTTGTGGTCTGCTTTCTTATCCCATACAATGCAATgtgcaataaaaatgtaacattttacaaaaaaaaaatctcaaattgcATCCTTTTTCTCATACTCGGTTGTCTCAAAATTGGACAAAATTTATGtcttttccgaaaaaaaaactaaagataaagtaaactttttaaatgatgTGCATCTCCATCCAACTCATTCCTTTTGTCtggaacacaaaaaatttcaagtaaaatgctgtaatacattattattagggtcattaaaaaacttttggtCATTTCAACCCCTATGATGATGTCCTGCAGTCAAATATGTACCaaataatgcatttttataatttgtattGTCCGTTAGCCCTTTCATGATGCAGCATTGTTATCTAACTTTTGTAAGTATACTGTTGTGTGTGACGCTCAGCTTGCACATTTTCTGgtaatttttaactgattttgGTGCATCTTCGATCGTCTAATGATCAAGTGATAATAGAAAGTGAaacttaatgatttttctgGCAAAAAGAGTTTTATTAGTCATCCTACTCTTCTTCAATAATCTTTTTAAGAAagacaattaattttgtgcTTAACAATCTTTCgacacaaatacaaaaaaagtgcGATTAGACacttttacagaaaatttcaagtattGCTCCAGATTTTCGTTCGAAAAGAAAGACACGATGATTAATGAAAAAGATGAGTTAAGATGGTTTCATGTTGCTTTTTCAATCGATTCTATTCTTAGCTTAAGAATCTTAGCAattcaatactttttttgtcgttctcGTTCGTAATTAATGACTTGGCGACACTTTGAAAGATATCGAAGGGGAAGCAGCAACTTTTTAATCACTTTAATAcactttcatgaaaaaattcttaaaatgttACCTGAAACTTATCACAATAAGTCATCGtgtcgataaaaataaaatagaagaaaaaaaactaaaatcttCCCACACCCCGATATTTCTTGcaaaatcattatttattgttgcgATATGTGATACACATGTAAAGgtttaactttttgttcaacaataaaagacaatattttatttattctatcTGTCGTATCTTCCTTTATGATctctgcgatttttttttattatttatttttcttcaccaaaaatccaacaaagcagcagaaaaattatgagtttTAATCCATTGTGcgagaaaattaattgtttcacAGTACTTCGTAATAAAAGTCTCTCGAGTCGAGGTGCTTCCAGTTTTTCTATTgtccaaaaagttttttttttaaaaatatatagcaaaaaataataaattgcaaCATCAAGTATATCGAGCAAGAGATCGGACAAAGATGACTTtgcatttattgatttaacaCGCTGCTTGAAGAAAAGAAGATCGTACCTGCTCGTATCAAAGAACAAAGTTTTGTTTGTCATAAATtgtcatcatttttcaaaaaatagacAATAACCATTTTTGCACAATTTCGAACATTTGGACAATGGGAATGGTAGCACTCTGACGTAGGTCCattgctcgaaaaaaaaaatcgtcgaaattttttattttttttttattttcacttcgAAAGATGGATTGATAAGACGTTGACTAAGATGTttataataacaaaacaataacaaatcaCCTTTCTAACTGTGGTTTTATAAACATcgcagagagagagagagaaatgttCCTTGTTGTGAGGTAAGTAATCTATTACAAAAGTTGTGACATTTTTCTAAACCAAACAATTCATAATtgtcacgacgacgacgacgacgacgctacATAgcctttacttttattttcgttGGTTGGGTGATGATCTTCTTAGAAGAGATGTAACAGGCTAGATTATCTCGTTGTTAAaggaatcatcatcattcagtAGCTGTGTAAGTAGAAACGGCGCCcgaaatgtatcaaaaaaatatttttccttcatcCATCTCTGATTTCTCTGCtgcttacattttttattacattttcataaatccatagttttttttctcgttcgtcATATCCCACTCagacataaaaaaaggaaaaatataaatagatAAAAGTGTCATCTCTCAATATTGCCAAGCAGTAGGTACATTTCAATCCATTATTTTGTTTGACATGTCtttcttttgtcttttatcctttttcgtcgctttttttttgtcatgtatCTATCAAAGGATAATCTAATGGCTCACCATGCGTGCTTTTCAGAGTATTTCAGTGAAAGTGCTTTTAAGGCGAAAACAAAAAGTGGTAAATTAGATCAACTTTTTGCTTTCATCTTTCgaattctagaaaaaaaaacatcaaatggCGCCTTTTCCAAATGTCAGACGCTACCAAATTTGCATCATCTGCATTGCGTCCGATGAATTTCTGACCATATTCACGTATAGAAAAAGGTAATTTAACAGCATTATAACCCCTAtgttatttaactttttctgtaaaatacgGAATTATGCGTACGTTGCGTAAATGACGCATAAAAGGGTCAGTTTTGTGTCcccttttactatttttattgtgttttgcATCTCGTGTATCGCATCAAAAATGgacgttatttattttaatctcgtatcctttaattttgtacatttttatttcattttatttttttcagggaaGTTCAAATGTGTCATTTTAGATAAATGCGGATAAAtttatgcaataattttttggtatcCCATGAATTTTGTCTCCTACTGAATTGATGATTATCGGGttacacaaaaataacaagaaaactaactttaaaacacacaaaaaatttctttaagtcctctttggcaataaaaattaaacaaaaagaattttttcttttgctggCATCTTCGCAAGACACATAAACGACAATCAGGCAGAGAGTGTGTAATATAATAGtaatgaagaacaaaaaaataaaaataatcttgcAATTTGACGCTCATTTATATTGTGAAAATGACATTTTCTGTGTATTTTTTcgggtttttatttttttttaaacagaatcGAAtagttttgttataaaaaaaaaaaaatatctataaaAAAGGATGGTCGTGCGCTTGGCATTGTCTCGTTAGTTCCTGGAAATGTTCATCTGTTGCATAAAAGTGTTTTGCAGACAATTCTTTTTATTGCTTacgaaaaaatgtgttaaataaAAGGGCATCATGGTCATAAATTCAAGAGATAAGTTATCGTTTTAATTGAAGAtatggtcaaaatttttttttatatttttagtaaattgttttaatatgttttttagACAAGAGAAACACACAGATGACGTTTCAAGTCTCAAAAGTCTTCAAAAAGTACGAAATTAATCCAATGTGGGACTCCAAATCCCTCACaagtcgatttttaaaaatttacaaatataagacttcatttttttatttaattaattttttttatttaatttttattgatttaatttttttttttaagtttttaatcaaaattcagaatgcaaataaatttattaatgttaattttattttatttaatttaataattttcttatcaaaaaattaaaattaagaaaaaaattaaaataaattttaaaaaatattttaattaatttgaattattttatttaaatcaaaaaaaaaataaataatcaattaaagaatgaacttaaaaaaaaaattaataataaatttatttaaattaaatattgaattaaaaaacaaaaaattattcttcatttaatttaaataattaaaaacatattggatcttaaaaaataaatagttttttattgaattctaaaataataaaaataaatcttgaattctaaaaaattataatgatttttttttattttttatttcaagaagaaaatatttttaatggttttttttttgagacaacAGAAGCACACAGATGACGTTTCAAGTCTCAAAAGTGCTCAAAAAGTACGAAATTAATCCATAGTGGGACTCCAAATCCCTCACAAGTCGATTTTTCGTCCAAAAATGAGATTATCATgtgttttctttattttactttCCTTACAGCATCAATAAATTATGCTTCTATTGCCTCTTTAAATCATCTTTTTTACCCTTTTTTGCcttatttttgttgtgtttgttAATTATTCACATGACTTAACATTTTGAAAGttcttaaattaatgatgatgaacaTAACTCACAAAGTTTGACATCTCATTAATTGATATTCCTTTctgttttgacgaaaaaaaaagtaaaaaaggaTACAAAACATGAATTcagacaaaagaaattttctaaagttaACTGTAATtgaatttacagaaaatttgttgttattacataaatttaaacaagatGAACTTGCAAAATAATTCTACTGGCGCCAGTTCTTAATCCagatctttttgtttttttttctttttcggtCAAAGGAGTTTCTACCGATAattccgagaaaaaaaaaccaactcCTCAATCACGTGAATTGATCGCTTCGACCTTGTTATAATTGTCATTGACATTTCCTGTGAGTTGTAAATTCACGTGGCATGACCTTTAGCAATTAATTTACGATTTAAGTcccattttaattattaaattatactaGTTGCGTGTTGTCGCATGctccaaaaagaaaaaaaggtaacgTAGCAAGGCAGGAAGAAGCCTCATTATCGTTTATTTGCGGCTTGTCGATAAACGAGCGATTCCTGGTGCGCGTTccatgtcaaaatattttgatacttttttttttacctttcttAGTGGTTTGGCGGAAATCGAACATTACATGCGGCATTATTCCATTTTATTCGtttcaaaagcaaaaatgGCTGTTAatcgttcgaaaaaaaaagtcatgaaaTTTATACGACAACATTATTTTCATGTGTTTGgaggaaagaaaaaatcattgcGCGCCATTCATTCGTTTTATGTAAATTCTTTTATGTTCTCCTCATGTGtgtgtgatgatgatgttcatgataaaaaaaaaacaaccgtATTACGTTTCAACTCCACCCGATAAATGAATGGATATGGTGATATATAAATATCTAACCAACCAATAATAAGAGTCGAATATAAagattatcataataaaaaatttaatacgcAAGACGTACGATCATCATTTTCTTATAGGTTgctgctttttattttttttaagacatataataatcataatatgattgtttgtgtatttttgatgataaaaaaaaaggaaatgtgtttgtataaaaaaacgcAACGCTACGACAGACACGGAGAGACACGAGCGAGGTTTGATGTCGAGTTTTTGAAACCAtctgtttttgtgttttttttttgtattattttattattaacgaAGACTTTTTGTTCAACAAATGTAAGagcattagatttttttattttttggaaaaaaaaattgttaggaATATTCATAGATTGcgcttaatttttatgttttagcttgaaaatttacaaatataagactttaatttttttttattatttttaaattaaaaaaaaaattatcagaatgtaaaaaaattaagttcacaactaattttttattaaaaaataaatcgatttatcgaattaaataaaattaagtgaaattaaattttaaaattaattttgaaaaaaatatattttaattagtttaaattattttttttttaattaaattcaaataaattaaaaaaaaaacaaataattcaatttaagaaaattatttttaactgaaataaaaattaagaaaaattccaagataaataaaaaaaattaaattaaattaaattttgaaaaaaaaaaattcatttaaataattaagataaaaaatttaaataatataaaataaaaacgaggtattggatttaaaaaaattaattaattttataactgaaaacttaactttttatcaaaaaaaaaaaaaaattaaaatttaaaaaaattaaattaaatattaaaaaattttaaaataaattttaaaaaaattaattaattaaaaaatgaacttaaaaataaataataaaattaaataaataataaatttatttaaattaaaaaacaaaaattattctttatttaattaaaataaaaaatttaaataattaaaaaatattggattttaaaaattaaaaattttttttattaaattctaaaataaaaaaaataaatcttgaaTTCTAAAAAcgataatgaatttaaaaaactaaaataattttattatattttaaaattagtaaaaaaaaattttttttatatgtaattttttcgcattttcttTCGAgacgcaaaaattttacagtaaCCATACCAAcaaacctcaaaaattttcctttatttttatttaaagaacatTAGCatactttttatattattttccattatttttacgaagattttccttttttaaaaacatattttattctaCATTTTTGGGGTTACATGAAAAAACGACTCAAGGGGAATCacgtgtgttttatttttacatgtcTTCCATATTATGCCactaaaaaaagagtaaaaaaaagtacataagGGGGTTGTGtcttctaaaataataataaaaaaaaataataataaaggagGCATCGTAAAAAACATAACATTTCATTCTAATgcataattcaatttaaaagttttttttttgtggtcaaCTCCAT
The sequence above is drawn from the Culicoides brevitarsis isolate CSIRO-B50_1 chromosome 1, AGI_CSIRO_Cbre_v1, whole genome shotgun sequence genome and encodes:
- the LOC134837115 gene encoding uncharacterized protein LOC134837115 isoform X1 — encoded protein: MVLTNCNMEFLPLDSESATQTTFYKNEHHHNHINALHRQNATFNLLNSHTIPHLNNNNSTNFGTVSTVDKGNAPILSSNGYYGYVNNFSAANNHSLDDGTQHDSNQQAENRCTDSDAMCVDDEVIGATGILPFQSVCVVVDKRKRLDEGLDGFYEPAKRRRFINDNDDTTNLFYKPVNIFKTNHVNYHRTNISSSPNSFKMKPRNASSSDDLESLFYNTHGSALFYYQDISED
- the LOC134837115 gene encoding uncharacterized protein LOC134837115 isoform X2 — its product is MVLTNCNMEFLPLDSESATQTTFYKNEHHHNHINALHRQNATFNLLNSHTIPHLNNNNSTNFGTVSTVDKGNAPILSSNGYYGYVNNFSAANNHSLDDGTQHDSNQQAENRCTDSDAMCVDDEVIGATGILPFQSVCVVVDKRKRLDEGLDGFYEPAKRRRFINDNDGMQTDISPTPKSFGVQQSPAFKTYEPSPQTHYSIHRDSNRCMMSHFI